One genomic segment of Streptomyces sp. NBC_00239 includes these proteins:
- the ccrA gene encoding crotonyl-CoA carboxylase/reductase, which translates to MHALTEALLRGAGPEEIAATELPGSYLAAHLRAEDLGMFEGVSDKDVRKSLHVGEVPMPELAPDEVVVAVMASSINYNTVWSAMFEPVPTFEFLKRFGREGGYAARHDVPYHVIGSDASGVVVRVGAGVRKWKPGDHVVVSCVQVDDQEPATHADGMLGSGQRIWGYETNFGGLAHYAVVRASQLLTKPAHLTWEESASVMLTAATSYRMLVSDKGARIKQGDVVLIWGATGGLGAYAVQMVKNAGGIAVGVVSSERKAEILRRLGCDVVINRNEIGLGGDDALTPERTIELGKRLGRAIRAAVGEDPHVVFDFIGQATFGISVFVVRRGGVVVTCGSSTGYQHQFDNRYLWMNLKRIIGSHAANLQEQWECNRLFGLGHISPVLSEVFPLSDVAEAARLVQENRHAGKVGVLCLAPEEGLGVTDPERRAAIGADRLNPLRAVEKVA; encoded by the coding sequence ATGCATGCTTTGACCGAGGCCCTTCTGCGAGGAGCCGGCCCGGAGGAGATAGCGGCGACGGAACTGCCCGGTTCATATCTGGCAGCGCATCTCCGGGCTGAGGACCTCGGGATGTTCGAGGGGGTTTCCGACAAGGACGTGCGGAAATCGCTTCACGTCGGCGAGGTCCCGATGCCGGAACTCGCACCGGATGAGGTCGTGGTGGCCGTCATGGCCAGTTCGATCAACTACAACACGGTGTGGTCCGCGATGTTCGAGCCGGTCCCCACCTTCGAATTCCTCAAGCGTTTCGGCCGCGAGGGCGGTTATGCGGCGCGCCACGACGTGCCGTACCACGTGATCGGTTCGGACGCCTCCGGCGTGGTGGTGCGCGTCGGCGCCGGCGTGCGCAAGTGGAAGCCGGGCGACCACGTGGTGGTCAGCTGTGTCCAGGTCGACGACCAGGAGCCGGCCACCCACGCGGATGGCATGCTCGGGTCGGGCCAGCGGATCTGGGGCTACGAGACGAACTTCGGCGGGCTCGCGCACTACGCGGTGGTCCGCGCCAGCCAGCTGCTCACCAAGCCGGCGCACCTGACCTGGGAGGAGTCGGCGAGCGTCATGCTGACGGCCGCCACCTCGTACCGGATGCTGGTCAGCGACAAGGGCGCCCGCATCAAGCAGGGCGATGTCGTCCTGATCTGGGGCGCGACCGGCGGGCTGGGCGCGTACGCCGTGCAGATGGTCAAGAACGCGGGCGGGATCGCGGTCGGCGTGGTCAGCTCGGAGCGCAAGGCGGAGATCCTCCGCCGGCTGGGCTGCGACGTGGTGATCAACCGGAACGAGATCGGGCTCGGCGGTGACGACGCGCTCACGCCGGAGCGGACCATCGAACTGGGCAAGCGGCTCGGCCGTGCCATCCGGGCGGCGGTCGGCGAGGATCCGCACGTGGTCTTCGATTTCATCGGGCAGGCCACCTTCGGCATTTCCGTTTTCGTGGTGCGGCGCGGCGGTGTCGTGGTCACGTGCGGTTCGAGCACCGGATATCAGCACCAGTTCGACAACCGCTATCTGTGGATGAATCTGAAGCGGATCATCGGCAGCCATGCCGCGAATCTCCAGGAGCAGTGGGAATGCAACCGGCTGTTCGGGCTGGGGCACATTTCTCCGGTCCTCTCGGAGGTGTTCCCGCTGTCCGACGTGGCGGAGGCCGCACGCCTGGTGCAGGAGAACCGGCATGCCGGAAAGGTGGGTGTGCTGTGCCTGGCTCCGGAGGAAGGTCTCGGGGTCACCGATCCCGAACGGCGCGCCGCGATCGGCGCCGACCGGCTGAATCCCCTACGGGCCGTGGAAAAGGTGGCGTGA
- a CDS encoding 3-oxoacyl-ACP synthase III family protein, whose product MTGTTSTTGTTGTTGTTDTTDTTDTPIGIISTGSYLPKDEVGNEEVAARVGVTAEWIERKTQIVSRRYAAPDEATSDLAVRAAEQALRQAGLTADRIDYLIVSTSTGDFPQPPTSYLVQDALGAYGAACFDVNVVCSGFVYALELAHALAGRRPGAHVLVIGADLYSRILDFSDPRTAVLFADGAGAAIVGPVAEPYGIVGIDLASRGDAHDLIRVEAGGSRNPASAATVAEGGHYFRMNGRGVRDFVSEHVPPALTALADRVGVRLDEVDHFVPHQANGVMLGEVVELAGLTRATTHRTLQKYGNVGSASVPVALDDANRSGALAPGDLVLLAGFGGGMSIGASLLRWGVSA is encoded by the coding sequence ATGACCGGCACGACGAGCACCACCGGCACGACGGGCACGACGGGCACGACGGACACGACGGACACGACGGACACGCCTATCGGCATCATTTCCACCGGCTCCTACCTGCCCAAGGACGAGGTCGGCAACGAGGAGGTCGCGGCGCGGGTCGGCGTCACGGCCGAGTGGATCGAGCGCAAGACCCAGATCGTGTCGCGCCGTTACGCCGCGCCGGACGAGGCCACCTCCGACCTGGCGGTGCGCGCCGCGGAGCAGGCGCTGCGGCAGGCCGGCCTGACCGCGGACCGGATCGACTACCTGATCGTGTCCACGTCCACGGGCGACTTCCCGCAGCCGCCGACCTCCTACCTGGTGCAGGACGCCCTCGGCGCGTACGGCGCGGCGTGCTTCGACGTCAACGTGGTGTGCAGCGGCTTCGTGTACGCGCTGGAGCTGGCGCACGCGCTGGCCGGCCGGCGGCCCGGTGCGCACGTCCTGGTGATCGGCGCCGACCTCTACTCGCGGATCCTGGACTTCTCGGACCCGCGGACGGCCGTGCTGTTCGCCGACGGGGCGGGCGCCGCGATCGTCGGCCCGGTGGCCGAGCCGTACGGGATCGTCGGCATCGACCTGGCGAGTCGCGGCGACGCCCACGACCTGATCCGGGTCGAGGCGGGCGGCAGCCGCAACCCGGCGTCGGCGGCCACGGTCGCCGAGGGCGGGCACTACTTCCGGATGAACGGCCGCGGGGTCCGGGACTTCGTCTCCGAGCACGTGCCGCCCGCGCTCACCGCGCTCGCGGACCGGGTGGGCGTACGCCTCGACGAGGTGGACCACTTCGTGCCGCACCAGGCCAACGGCGTGATGCTGGGCGAGGTGGTCGAACTGGCCGGACTGACGCGGGCCACGACCCACCGCACCCTGCAGAAGTACGGGAACGTGGGCAGCGCCTCGGTACCGGTCGCGCTCGACGACGCGAACCGCTCGGGTGCGCTCGCGCCCGGCGACCTGGTGCTGCTGGCCGGCTTCGGCGGCGGCATGTCGATCGGTGCGTCGCTGCTGCGCTGGGGGGTGTCCGCATGA
- a CDS encoding 3-hydroxybutyryl-CoA dehydrogenase — MSTAEILRVGVVGSGIMGAGIAELCAKAGREVTVAVSSDRSLAAGPARVAASLERAVSRGKLTAAQRDEALGRITFTRDLGELHDRQLVIEAVKEDEDLKLDVFAALDKIVAAPDAVLASNTSSLSIARLARATARPERVVGIHFFNPVPVLPLVEIVGTLLTDPQTTDRAEWFVANALGKTVLRSPDRAGFVVNALLFPYLLSAIRMVESGHATAEVIDRGMTMGCSHPLGPLALADLIGLDTTVSISEALYEEFKEPLYAPPALLRRMVESGLLGKKSGRGFHAYR, encoded by the coding sequence ATGAGCACCGCGGAGATCCTGCGGGTCGGCGTGGTCGGCAGCGGCATCATGGGGGCCGGCATCGCGGAACTGTGCGCGAAGGCGGGCCGCGAGGTGACCGTCGCCGTGTCCTCGGACCGCTCACTGGCGGCCGGTCCGGCGCGGGTGGCGGCCTCCCTGGAGCGGGCCGTGTCCCGGGGCAAGCTCACCGCCGCGCAGCGCGACGAGGCGCTGGGCCGCATCACCTTCACCCGAGACCTGGGCGAACTCCACGACCGGCAGCTGGTGATCGAGGCCGTGAAGGAGGACGAGGACCTCAAGCTGGACGTCTTCGCCGCCCTGGACAAGATCGTGGCAGCGCCGGACGCGGTCCTCGCCTCCAACACGTCGTCGCTGTCGATCGCGCGCCTCGCCCGCGCCACCGCACGGCCGGAACGGGTGGTGGGCATCCACTTCTTCAACCCGGTGCCGGTGCTGCCCCTGGTCGAGATCGTCGGCACGCTTCTGACCGACCCTCAGACGACGGACAGGGCCGAGTGGTTCGTGGCGAACGCGCTCGGCAAGACGGTCCTGCGGTCGCCGGACCGGGCGGGCTTCGTCGTCAACGCCCTTCTGTTCCCGTACCTGTTGTCGGCGATCCGCATGGTCGAGTCCGGCCACGCCACCGCTGAGGTCATCGACCGGGGCATGACGATGGGCTGTTCGCACCCCCTCGGGCCGCTGGCGCTGGCCGACCTGATCGGCCTCGACACGACCGTCTCGATCTCCGAGGCGCTGTACGAGGAGTTCAAGGAGCCCCTGTACGCGCCGCCCGCGCTGCTGCGCCGGATGGTCGAGAGCGGCCTGCTCGGCAAGAAGTCCGGGCGCGGCTTCCACGCGTACCGCTAG